The Stigmatella ashevillena genomic sequence CTCGCAGCGAGTTCTGTTGAGGAAGCTGTTTGGCTTTTCCACCTTGTTCTTGGCAGCCGCGTGCGGGTCCGGGGCAGTGTCCGAGTCACCCGGGCTGCAAGCCCAGAGCGCGGCGCTCGTCGCTGGCGAGCCGCTCGTGAGTGCGTCGAGCGGCCGTTGCCTCGATGTGGCACAAGAGAGCCGCACGCCCGGCACAGGGTTGCAGATTTACAGCTGCCACGGCCGCATCAACCAGGCCTTCACCTTCACCGCCGCGGGCGAGCTGCGCACCTACGACAACACGCTGTGCGTGGACACGGCCTCGGGGCAGACGGCCCAGGGGACGCGCGCCGTCATCGCCACGTGCACGGGCTTGCCGGCGCAGCAGTGGGTCTTCAACGCGAACGGTGCCGTGGTTCACACGGCGAGCGGCCTGTGCCTGGACGTGGAGGGCGGGAAGACCGTGGACGGGACGCCCGTCATCGTCTGGGCCTGCAACGGACAGACGAACCAGAAGTGGTCCCGTCCCGCGGTCTTGGACACGCAAGCGCCCACGCCGCCGAGCAACCTCGTGACGAGCAACCTCACCTGCAACTCGGTGACGCTGAGCTGGACGGGCTCGACGGACGACGTGGGCGTCGCCTTCTATGACGTGTACCACGACGGTCAGCAGATGAAGTCCGTGGACGGCAGCACGCGCTCGACGTCGCTCACGGTGGTGCCGGGCGCCACCTGGGGCTTGTACGTGAACGCGCGCGACGCCGCGGGCAACGTCTCGCAGGCCAGCCCCACGCTGTCATTGACGCCGCCGCAGTGCCAGGTGGACACCACGCCCCCGACGGCACCGACACAGCTTGTGGGCAGTGCGTCCGGAACGAGCGTGACGTTGAGCTGGAACGCCTCGACGGACAACGTGGGCGTCACTGGCTACGACGTGCTCCGCAATGGCGCCAAGGTTGGAACCGCGACGGGCACCACGTTCGCGGACAGCGGGCTCGCGGCGAGCACCGCATACACCTATGCGGTCGTGGCGCGAGATGGCCAGGGCAACCTCTCCACCGCGAGCAACGCGCTCACGCTCACCACGGGCGCGGCCTGCACGAACCCCATCTGCTCGGTGACGCAGGTCGCGACGGACACGGACATCCCGTGGGGGCTCGTGCCGCTCGCGGACGGGACGGTGCTCTACAGCCGCCGGGACGCGCAGGACATCGTGCGCTTGAATCCCGCGACGGGCGTGAAGACGACGCTCGGCACGGTGCCCAACGTGCAGAGCACGGACGGAGAGGGCGGCCTGCTCGGGCTCGCCGTCGCGCCGACGTTCAACACGGACCGCTGGCTGTACATCATGCACACGTCGCCCACGGACAACCGCATCGTGCGCATTCAGGTCACGGCAGGCTTCACGTTGGATCTCGCGAGCGAGCAGGTGTTGGTGCAGGGGTTGTTGCGCAACAAGTTCCACAACGGCGGACGCCTGCGGTGGGGCCCGGACGGCAAGCTGTACGCGAGCACCGGTGACGCGCAGAATGGCGCCAACGCACAGAACACCTCGAACCTCGCGGGCAAGGTGCTTCGCATCAACCCGGACGGCACCATCCCCAGCGACAACCCGTTCGGGAATTTCGTCTGGAGCTATGGCCACCGCAATCCGCAGGGGCTGGCCTTCGACTCGAGCGGCCAGCTTTGGGAGCAGGAGTTCGGAAACTCGGTCATGGACGAGACCAACCTCATCGTGAAGGGCGGCAACTACGGTTGGCCCAATTGCGAGGGCACGGTCTCGCAAGGCGGAAGCGGTTGCGCGACGCCGGGCTACCTCGCGCCCAAGCAGACGTATTCCACGGCCGAGGGTTCGTGCAGTGGAATCGCTGTCGTGCGTGACGTGCTTTACGTGGCGTGCCAGCGCGGCACTCGGCTGTACCGAGAGGTCATCTCGGGCTCGAGCCTCACCAACGTGACGCCGTACTTCGTTGGAACGTACGGACGGCTGCGCACGGTCGAGCCGTCCGTGGACGGGAATCTCTGGCTCACCACGAGCAACTCGGGAGACAAGGACAGTATCCCCAACAACAGCAACGAGAAGATCTTCCGCGTGCTGCTCGGCAATTGAGCCGCACGTGCGGAGTGGGGCG encodes the following:
- a CDS encoding lectin, encoding MSESPGLQAQSAALVAGEPLVSASSGRCLDVAQESRTPGTGLQIYSCHGRINQAFTFTAAGELRTYDNTLCVDTASGQTAQGTRAVIATCTGLPAQQWVFNANGAVVHTASGLCLDVEGGKTVDGTPVIVWACNGQTNQKWSRPAVLDTQAPTPPSNLVTSNLTCNSVTLSWTGSTDDVGVAFYDVYHDGQQMKSVDGSTRSTSLTVVPGATWGLYVNARDAAGNVSQASPTLSLTPPQCQVDTTPPTAPTQLVGSASGTSVTLSWNASTDNVGVTGYDVLRNGAKVGTATGTTFADSGLAASTAYTYAVVARDGQGNLSTASNALTLTTGAACTNPICSVTQVATDTDIPWGLVPLADGTVLYSRRDAQDIVRLNPATGVKTTLGTVPNVQSTDGEGGLLGLAVAPTFNTDRWLYIMHTSPTDNRIVRIQVTAGFTLDLASEQVLVQGLLRNKFHNGGRLRWGPDGKLYASTGDAQNGANAQNTSNLAGKVLRINPDGTIPSDNPFGNFVWSYGHRNPQGLAFDSSGQLWEQEFGNSVMDETNLIVKGGNYGWPNCEGTVSQGGSGCATPGYLAPKQTYSTAEGSCSGIAVVRDVLYVACQRGTRLYREVISGSSLTNVTPYFVGTYGRLRTVEPSVDGNLWLTTSNSGDKDSIPNNSNEKIFRVLLGN